A region from the Candidatus Electrothrix scaldis genome encodes:
- the folP gene encoding dihydropteroate synthase, protein MDKVQTAQTAQATLVMGILNVTPDSFSDGGKFTGFTGKQALTDQIKKMLADGVDIIDIGGESTRPFAEPVSEQDELDRVLPAIQAVRTLSAAVPVSIDTTKAKVAAAALAHGATIINDISALRQDPEMISVARSCEVPIIIMHMQGTPGDMQIAPQYEDVVAEICDFFRERTSWMEGQGIARQRIILDPGVGFGKTLEHNLAILRNVRAFKELGYPVLIGHSRKSFMEKLLGLSVSERDCPTAIISALCAQQGADILRVHDVAKTVAALRLSEELALAPV, encoded by the coding sequence ATGGACAAGGTGCAGACAGCACAGACAGCACAGGCAACATTGGTGATGGGGATTCTGAATGTCACCCCGGATTCCTTTTCTGATGGGGGCAAATTCACTGGCTTCACTGGCAAGCAGGCCTTGACGGATCAGATCAAGAAGATGCTTGCTGATGGCGTGGATATCATCGATATCGGTGGAGAATCCACCCGGCCCTTTGCCGAGCCAGTGTCTGAGCAGGACGAACTGGACAGGGTACTCCCGGCAATTCAGGCCGTGCGTACACTCTCGGCGGCAGTCCCTGTTTCCATTGATACCACCAAGGCCAAAGTAGCAGCAGCTGCCCTTGCGCATGGGGCCACCATCATTAATGATATATCGGCCCTGAGGCAGGACCCGGAGATGATCAGTGTTGCCCGCTCCTGCGAGGTCCCGATTATTATTATGCATATGCAGGGGACTCCCGGAGATATGCAGATCGCTCCCCAATATGAGGATGTTGTGGCTGAGATCTGCGATTTCTTTCGTGAGAGGACAAGCTGGATGGAGGGCCAGGGGATAGCCCGGCAGCGCATCATCCTGGATCCTGGTGTGGGCTTCGGCAAGACCCTGGAGCATAATCTTGCCATCCTGCGTAATGTGCGCGCTTTTAAGGAGCTCGGCTATCCGGTTCTGATCGGCCATTCCCGTAAATCCTTTATGGAGAAGCTGCTCGGTCTGTCGGTGAGCGAGCGGGATTGCCCCACCGCAATTATTTCCGCTTTGTGCGCGCAGCAGGGCGCGGATATCCTGCGGGTGCATGATGTGGCGAAGACTGTAGCGGCCCTGCGGCTCTCTGAAGAGCTTGCGCTGGCCCCGGTGTAA